The following DNA comes from Fervidibacillus albus.
TTACTTAATATCAAGTTTTCGAAAGGAGAAGGGGTATGCAGCAGTTTCGCCTTCATAATATAACAGTTCGAATTCATCCGCCGGCAAATTCCAAAAACCCCATTGTTGGAAGAAAATATACCCTTACCCACTCAGATGAAACAGGGGAATTGTTTTTAGATGTCGGATTTGTTTACAATTGGCAAGCAATCGATTGGAAACTGCGGGATGAAGTATTGGCAGAATGGAAATGGACACCAGAAACAGGCTACTATTTGTTTGGAACAGCTTATGTGGATCAAGGGGAATTCAGTGAGGAACAGGCGGAAAGACGGTTTCAAATCTTCAATCGGGAAATGGGAACGGCTTTAAGAGGAATGATTCAAGGGGACAGTCCCTTTTTTCGCAACTATCCTTTCTTATTGACGGCACCGATCTACATCCTATTTCAATCTTCCTATCCCCAATTTCATAAAATCGTTTCGTTCGGGACAGTTGCCCAATACGTATGAATCAACATTCTATTTTCATTCCTTAGTAAAAAAAGAGGATGAAACCAGATTGAACGGTTTTCATCCCCTTTGAATTCATTTTTCCCCTCGATTTAACATTTGTTAATGGCTTATTGTTGCTCTGCCATTCGCGCTTCTTCCAAGATTTTCTTCCTGTTCCAAAGCATCAATAAAAGAGTGAAGACACTTAGAATCGAGACAAATACCCACCCATTTTCCATCGCATATACGATTACATTTGGAATCCAAGAACTGCCGTAATCAATGCTAGAAATTAAACTGGAACCTTCTGGAATGGAGAAACTAGCGGCAGCGGCAACCTTCGTAAATAATTCCGCAATAGCCGTTCCAAGTAATAATTGAAAGACCATACTAATAATGCCAACGACTAAACTTCTGAAGAAATCCCCGTTTACTAATGGAACGATTAATACGAACATAAAAGTCAATCCCGACAAACTTGCAAACGGTAAAAAATCATTACCTGGAATAAGGAATGCTAAAAGAACTGTAATCGGAATCATCACGGTAGATACCGTTAAAACGACTGGATTTCCTACACCAACGGCAGAGTCGAGACCGATATACAATGTCGTATTCCCTTTAAATCGTTTTTGTAATTTTTCCCGTAAAGACTCGCTAACAGGTGTTAAACCTTCCATCATTGCTGCAGCCATTTTCGGCATTAAAACTAAGACGGCTGCCATAACTACGGCTAATTGTAAAATTTGAGCTACACTATATCGAGCAAGAACCCCGATCAATACACCAACGAGGGCACCCAAAATGGCCGGATCGCCAAATATTCCGAATCTCTTTTTAAACGTTTGTTCATCTAAGTGGATTTTATTTACACCTGGAATTCGGTCCATTACTTTATTCACAATCCATGCAATCGGTGCAAAAGTTCCAGAAAATGCGTGGGGTACCGATATTCCCTTTAATCCTAGCACTTTTTCCACTTGCGGTTGCGTCCGATCTCCAATTACCATAATAATTATCATATTAATCGATGCCAACGCCAAACTAATTAATAAATTCTCTGTCAAAGCGTAAATTAATGAACCGGTAAAAGCAAAATGCCAATAATTCCAAATATCAATATTGATCGTTTTCGTCGTTTTCGTAAGTAACATGAGTACGTTTACGAGCATACCTACAGGGATCATCAAAATCCCTACCATGGAACCGTAAGCGATTGCACTCGCAGCCGGCCAACCAACATCCAAAACAGTTAAATTCAAACCGGAATTTTCGACCATTGACTGGGAAGCAGGACTCATGTATTCGGTCATTAAATTAATAATCGTGTTCAAACCGGTAAAACCGATACCGACCATTAATCCCGATTTCAATGCCTTTCCCGGCTTTACCCCAAGGATGAGGGCAAAGACGAAAAAGATTATCGGCATCATGGCAGCCGCTCCTAAATTAATAATCCAATTTAAACCAGAACCGATCGTCTCTAAAAAATCCATCTTTATCGTCCTTTCCGTTTTTTTCTATGACTATTTATCTATTTTTCCCGCAACTAAATCTCTGTTAGCGCTTTCAATAAGTTCTCCTTTTTATTTTCCGAGAGTAGTTTGTTAATAAAATCTTCATTTGAAAAAAGAGCCATTAATTTGCTCAATACTTCCACTTGCTGATGTTTCTCTTTTACAAGTAGGAAAAATAACAAATGAACTTGCACAGGGTTGTTCGTAACCATTTCTTTAAACATGACTGGTTTTGCCAAACGTACAAATGCAATTCCTTGCTTCTTAATATGAATCGAATCGGTATGCGG
Coding sequences within:
- a CDS encoding staygreen family protein, translating into MQQFRLHNITVRIHPPANSKNPIVGRKYTLTHSDETGELFLDVGFVYNWQAIDWKLRDEVLAEWKWTPETGYYLFGTAYVDQGEFSEEQAERRFQIFNREMGTALRGMIQGDSPFFRNYPFLLTAPIYILFQSSYPQFHKIVSFGTVAQYV
- a CDS encoding PTS sugar transporter subunit IIA, with translation MFSKEIVYLDDTFQNQEQLFEAIAKDLYEKGYVEVTYLKAISDREKTYPTGINTLVTGIAIPHTDSIHIKKQGIAFVRLAKPVMFKEMVTNNPVQVHLLFFLLVKEKHQQVEVLSKLMALFSNEDFINKLLSENKKENLLKALTEI
- a CDS encoding PTS galactitol transporter subunit IIC; translation: MDFLETIGSGLNWIINLGAAAMMPIIFFVFALILGVKPGKALKSGLMVGIGFTGLNTIINLMTEYMSPASQSMVENSGLNLTVLDVGWPAASAIAYGSMVGILMIPVGMLVNVLMLLTKTTKTINIDIWNYWHFAFTGSLIYALTENLLISLALASINMIIIMVIGDRTQPQVEKVLGLKGISVPHAFSGTFAPIAWIVNKVMDRIPGVNKIHLDEQTFKKRFGIFGDPAILGALVGVLIGVLARYSVAQILQLAVVMAAVLVLMPKMAAAMMEGLTPVSESLREKLQKRFKGNTTLYIGLDSAVGVGNPVVLTVSTVMIPITVLLAFLIPGNDFLPFASLSGLTFMFVLIVPLVNGDFFRSLVVGIISMVFQLLLGTAIAELFTKVAAAASFSIPEGSSLISSIDYGSSWIPNVIVYAMENGWVFVSILSVFTLLLMLWNRKKILEEARMAEQQ